In Flavobacterium praedii, the DNA window GGCTGGCATAATGGAATCAAAATTGGGTTTGGCATAAAAATAAACCGAACCCGTTACGAAATGCTTTATACTATCAGTAGCATAAAACTGTGAATTGGTAGCAGCGTTTCCATCGACTTGATAAAACATACCGTAGACTTTTTTGTCTGGATTTATATACGGTTGTTCCAATATATCATCGGCTTTGATAACGTGCTCATAAGTTAATTTCTGAGCGTCTCTAAGTAATTTATTCATATTATTACTTACGGGTTTATAAGTCAAATAAATAGTCGCTTTCATTTTTGGATAGGTAATCGAATAACCGCAATCTTTATCTTCCTTAACAATTGCTTTTGAATTCATATCAAATTCAAATGGACAATTTCCTTTATAAGTAATATAATCTGCTTCAGGATAATCCAGTCGTAAGTAACTGGAAGGTTTTGGCAAAACATCATTTTTACACCCTACTACAGAAAAGAAGAATACAAAGAGTAGTCCTATGACAGTAATTTTTTTAAGCATTTTTATTTTATTCAATTGTTACTTTAATTTGTTTAACTCGCTTTTGATCAACAGATTCAATCACAAACGTACAGTTTTCGAAAACCATTTTTTGCCCTTTTTTAGGGAAATTACCTAAAATCTCTAGAATAAAACCAGCCAAAGTTTCTGCTTCTCCTTTTTGTTCATCGAATAAATCTTCATCTACATCAATAATTCTGTAAAAATCCTTTAAATTTATTTTGCCTTCAAAAATATAATTTTTATCATCTATTTTTGAAAAATTAACAGGGGCATCGTCAAATTCATCGCTAATCTCACCAACTATCTCTTCTATTACATCTTCTAAGGAAACTAATCCTGAAGTTCCTCCATATTCATCGACAACAATAGCCAAATGGCTTTTCATACTCTGAAAGTCTTTGAGCAAATTATCCAGTTTTTTATTTTCGGGTACAAAAAACGGCTCTCGCAATAAGGTTGTCCATTCAAACGCTGCATCATTAATAAAAGGAAGCAAATCTTTAACAAATAAAACACCTTCTATTTGATCAATATTATCTCGATATACTGGAATTCTAGAGAATCCCTTTTCTATTATTTTGACACAAATTTCAGCAAATGGTTCCGTGATTTCCAAAGCAAAAACGTCAATTCTCGGGCTCATTACCTGCTTGGTATCGGTATTCCCAAAAGAGACAATCCCTTCCAATATTTTCTGCTCTTCGGTTGAAGTTTCATCAGTAGCGGTTAATTCTAAAGCTTGAGACAACTGGTCTATTGAAAAATTTGATTTTTGTTTACCCAATTTATTTTGCAAAAATAAAGTTACCGAACGCATTGGCGTACTTATAGGTGATAAGATTTTATCCAATCCAGAAATAGGGTAAGCAATTAGTTGAGCAAATTTTATATTATTACGACTGGCGTAAACTTTGGGTAAAACTTCACCAAAAAGCAATAACAAGAAAGTAACCAAAATCACTTCCGCTATAAATTTTAAAACTGGAGAATGTATCGTTGCAAAAACATCTTTTCCAACAAAAGAAAACAAAATAACAACTGCTATATTTATAAAATTGTTGGCTACTAGTAATGTCGCTAAGAGTTTTTTTGGTTTCTCCAAAAGGGCTGAAATTATTTTTCCTTTTGAATTATTTTCTAAAATAGCATCCTCTAAATCTTTTTGTGATAAGGAAAACAATGCAACTTCGGCACCTGAAACTAATGCAGAACAGAATAACAAAATTATGATTCCGATAAAACCGAAAACTAAAGTAAAATCAACTTGAGAAGCAATCTCTAAACTGGGCTCTGGGTCCAAATTAAAATGAATTAGTTAAACAATTAAAACGGCAAGTCATTGATAGGCAAACCGTTATTTTGAGGGTCAAAGTTAGTGTTTTTTGTGGATTCAGAAGAATTTATTGCTTTATTGCTTTCGGTATCTTTTTTGGTGGTCAAAAAAGTAAACTCGGTTACTTGAATTTCTATGGTATGTTTGGTAGAACCATCTTCAGCTTGCCATTGTCTGGATTTGATACGCCCCTCAACGTAAATCTTATCTCCCTTAGAAAGGTATTTTTCACATATTTCGGCGGCTTTATTACGCACTACTAGATTGTGCCACTCCGTAGAAGTGATTTTTTCATTGGTGGTTTTATTGACATACACTTCATTGGTAGCCAATTGAAATCTTCCAATGCAGTTTCCCCCGTCAAAATAATGCATTTTGACATCGTCACCAAGATGACCTATAAGCATTACTTTATTTAATGTTCCGTTCATGATTGAGTGGTATTTCTACCAAAGGTACATTATTTTTTGAAAAGTATTTTTATGCGATTTCTATAAAAAATCAGTTCCAATTCTATATTCCTAAAATACTTCGTCTTACAAATTTAGAATCACCCTTTATACAAAAAACTACTTCCCACTTTTTTTAATCAAAGCCCAAACACTTTCGTTAAAATTAGCTTTATTTATCCCTGTTAGTTTTTCCAATACTTTAAAATAGTTGTCATTGGTTTTTTCATATTTACCACAATTCAACAATTCAATAACAGCTGTAAAGCCTTTTTCTTTTTCGATTTTATCAACGATTAAAGCGTTAATCAAATAACTTACTATTAAATGTTTTTCTTTGCTTTCGCCAAAATTATAAAAACCATCGTACAAGTTTAACCAATCGGATTTGGGATTGGAAGCTACTTTTTCTTTAAATGTTTTGAGGATTTGCGACCAACTAATCCCCCAGCTTCCACCATAAAGATAAGCACAACCTTCATCTACGGGTTTGTTGATTGTATTTTTGGGAAAGGCATTTCGAACCCTTTCGTGCCATAAATCGTGTGGATCAAATCCGTTGAAATTGGTATTGTATGTTCCATTTACCAATAAAGTGGTGTTATTTTCATTGGCATTAATTGTACCAACAGAGCGTCCATTGTATTCTAATTTGTATAAAACCCCAATGTTTTGCATGACCTCTGGCATATCATTACAGCCATACCAAACAATATTACTTTGGGACGCGTTAAGCTTCTTATCAAAAAAAGCGATGTCTTTAACGTACTCTGTAGCTACTTTGGTATTTAGCTCTTTTTTGTAAAGAAAGGTAGAATTCCCAATTTTTTTAGTTTGCCAAGAAAGGGTATTTCTTTTTAATGGTGATAAAAAATAAAACTTATCATCCTTATATTTTGCTAAAAGTTCAAAACTGGCACACAATATTGGTGTGTTCTCATTTACACCTAAATAGGACAATTGCATAATAAAGTTGCTTAAGTCGATTTGAACCACATTGGTCAAATAGCCTTTGTAAAAATTATTATCTTTGAATTTCCCGCTTTTTTCGATTCCTTTCATTTCGTCCAAAAGGATAGAAGTTTCCAACAAATCTTCTTTCAAGATATAAGTATTCTCTTTGTTGGGACTTTCTTTTTGATTTAAAAAACCATTTAAGGATTCCACCAATTGTTTAGCAACCAAAGTATCTTTTGGCAAAACAATATTTGCAGGAACAATTAAAGGATTGGTTTGTGCGAATACTGCTAATCCTAGATGCAGACTTAATAGAATAAATATTTTTTTCAAAATGATTGTTTTATGCTTGAAAGTTAAAATATCCAATTTAACAATCAAAACAGTTTAGCTATTATTTAAAATTAATGAAAAAAATCTAGAACCGAAGACTAAAAGTAAAACTGTCTATTAAAATTAATTTCTAATTAAATAGGATATGGCTGACTCGAAAATCTCTCGTTTCACGTGTGGGTGAGGGATGGAAGCAAGTTACCGAAGTAACGCGGACAGCCCGACGCTATAAACCAATGGAGCCGAATGAGCGCCCCTATAATTTGGCTCCATTGGTTTATAGGGTCACCCCCAACTAACTTTACAATTCCTTTTCAATAAAATTATGAATCACAATAGGGAATGGAAATGTTTTGACGGTTTCAATGTCAATTCCATTTTCGATTGCACCTTTTAGACTTGCTTTCCAAAACTTGATATGCAAGTGCTGATGCGAAAGTTTATGAATAATACTTTCTTCATTATATTCTAATAGACTCAAAATTTCATTTTCCTGAAAAAAATATTGCTGAATTTGTTGTGCTATTGTGTCAAAATCTTCGACTTTATCAGTCTCAAACAAAGGGAATTCGTAGAGATTATGCCAGATTCCTTTGGCTGTTCTCTTTTGAATGATAGTGTTGCCAAAATCATCTGCTGCGACTATATAATTAAAGTAACGGTTTCGAACTTTGGTTTTCTTGGATTTTACAGGTAATTGATCGACTTTCTTTTTTTGCAAAGCGGCACAACTTGAATTGAAAACACAAATAGTACAATTAGGACTTTTGGGAACACATTGCAGAGCACCAAACTCCATAATGGCTTGGTTGAATTGTGCGGGATTGTCTTTTGGCATTAATTCAAGAGCCAAAGCGGCGAATTCTTTTTTGGCGGAAGCTTGAGCAATATCAGTTTCTATATCAAAATAACGCGAAAGTAACCGAAATACATTTCCGTCTACCACAGGAACGCATTCATTATAGGAGAAAGATGCTATTGCGGCTGCGGTATAATCTCCAATTCCTTTCAGTTTTAACAAATCGTTAT includes these proteins:
- the gldD gene encoding gliding motility lipoprotein GldD, with the protein product MLKKITVIGLLFVFFFSVVGCKNDVLPKPSSYLRLDYPEADYITYKGNCPFEFDMNSKAIVKEDKDCGYSITYPKMKATIYLTYKPVSNNMNKLLRDAQKLTYEHVIKADDILEQPYINPDKKVYGMFYQVDGNAATNSQFYATDSIKHFVTGSVYFYAKPNFDSIMPAASYIKNDMQRLMETLKWK
- a CDS encoding gliding motility-associated protein GldE → MDPEPSLEIASQVDFTLVFGFIGIIILLFCSALVSGAEVALFSLSQKDLEDAILENNSKGKIISALLEKPKKLLATLLVANNFINIAVVILFSFVGKDVFATIHSPVLKFIAEVILVTFLLLLFGEVLPKVYASRNNIKFAQLIAYPISGLDKILSPISTPMRSVTLFLQNKLGKQKSNFSIDQLSQALELTATDETSTEEQKILEGIVSFGNTDTKQVMSPRIDVFALEITEPFAEICVKIIEKGFSRIPVYRDNIDQIEGVLFVKDLLPFINDAAFEWTTLLREPFFVPENKKLDNLLKDFQSMKSHLAIVVDEYGGTSGLVSLEDVIEEIVGEISDEFDDAPVNFSKIDDKNYIFEGKINLKDFYRIIDVDEDLFDEQKGEAETLAGFILEILGNFPKKGQKMVFENCTFVIESVDQKRVKQIKVTIE
- a CDS encoding single-stranded DNA-binding protein; the encoded protein is MNGTLNKVMLIGHLGDDVKMHYFDGGNCIGRFQLATNEVYVNKTTNEKITSTEWHNLVVRNKAAEICEKYLSKGDKIYVEGRIKSRQWQAEDGSTKHTIEIQVTEFTFLTTKKDTESNKAINSSESTKNTNFDPQNNGLPINDLPF
- the mutY gene encoding A/G-specific adenine glycosylase gives rise to the protein MKFHNTLIKWYLQNKRDLPWRKTTNPYPIWLSEIMLQQTRVTQGMPYFLSFTTAFPTVFDLAKANEEQVLKLWQGLGYYSRARNLHKTAQTVAFEMGGIFPDNYNDLLKLKGIGDYTAAAIASFSYNECVPVVDGNVFRLLSRYFDIETDIAQASAKKEFAALALELMPKDNPAQFNQAIMEFGALQCVPKSPNCTICVFNSSCAALQKKKVDQLPVKSKKTKVRNRYFNYIVAADDFGNTIIQKRTAKGIWHNLYEFPLFETDKVEDFDTIAQQIQQYFFQENEILSLLEYNEESIIHKLSHQHLHIKFWKASLKGAIENGIDIETVKTFPFPIVIHNFIEKEL